The genomic DNA CAGCGGTCCAAAATGAGCCTCGATCGGGTTGGCCCAGGACGCATACGTCGGGGTGAACAGCAGCCTGACCTTGTGCTTGTCCGCCCAGGCGCGGATGCGCCGGTTCTTGTGCGCCGACAGGTTGTCCATGATCACGTAGATCGGGGCGCCGTCCGGGCGGGCGGCGCGGATGGACTTCAAGGCTGACCAGGTGGGTTCGCTGCCCTTGCGCCGGTGGTTGATGCCCCACAGCAGGTCATCGCCGACGGAGTAGCAGCCGTGGAAGTACCTCACGCCGTGAGTGCGGTGATAGGTGGCCGGCAATCGGTCCGGCGCGCCGGCAGGTGCCCAGCCCGTCCCGGCGGTGGGGCGGATGCCGAGCGGGCCGAACTCGTCGAAGGCGAAGGTCCGTTCGGGCCGGCGGGTGAGGGCGTACTCGATCTGGTCGAGTTTGGTCTCGAAGTCCGGGTCGGGTGAGTCTTTCCAGGTCTTGGTGCGCTGGAAGGTGATGCCGTGGCGAATCAGCAGGGTGCGTAAGGTTTCGCGGCCGATGGTGATGGCGCGGCCGGGCAGGCGGCGCAGGTAGTCGTGGAGTTTGCGGATGGACCAGCGGGTGAAGGGCTGGCCGAGTTTGGCAGGTCGGGTGGTGGCCGTCGCCGTGACGAAGTCTTCGTCGTCAGGACTCAGTAGGCGGGGACGGCCTCCCGCCCACTGAGGGTCCAGGCAGGCCAGGCCGATCTCGTTGAAGCGGTGGATCACATCGCGCACGGTGTCCTCATCGGCCTGTACCAGCCGAGCGATGACCGGGACGGTGTTGCCGCCGGCCGAGGCCAGCAGGATCATCGCCCGCCGATAGCGCACCGTGCTCATCGTGCCGCGCCGTACGATGCGCTGCAGCTTCTGCCCTTCCGGGTCCGTGAGTCTGCGGACCTTGACCGGTTGCGTCACCTGGCCTCCCGAGCGCCGATTGAACGTGATCAGCACCCATCCAACCCGCAGGGACGCTCTACACGCCAACCCGGTGATCGTTTCCGGTCACAGCACTAGGAGACGGGCCGACCGGCCTCACGCCGGAGCAACCGCTGGCACCCCATCAGGTGATCATCGCCGGAGAGCGAGCGGGTGACGCGTCCGAGCACGAGTACCTCGCAAAGACCGGCCTGCGCAGATATGGCGTCGACGACCTGGAGCGCGCACTCGACGGTCTGCGCGGCCCCGTGTACGTCCACATCGACCTCGACGTCCTGGAGCCCACCGCTTTCGGCGCAACCTGCTACCCGGAGCCGAACGGCGTGCAGCCGCAGCGACTGATCGACCTCATCTCCCAGGTGGACGAGGTCATCGGGGCAGCCATCACCGAACACGCGCCATCCAGCGACGACGTCAACCCCGGCGAGGCCGATGTGATCCGCCTGCTGGGCGCCGTGCTGACGCGCTGACGGTCGACTTATCCTCGGTCCTCCATCGGCCCTTATCGCGATGGAGGTGGCCCCTGGGCATGACACCGTTCCCGTTACGTGCCGGCGCGGGCCGGCCGCACCGTTCTTCACATGTGCAAGGACACGGTCGACGCTACCCTTACACCCGTAAGACTGCGAGGGCGCTGCTGGAGGAGGCCCAGGTGAAGCGGCGTCAACCTTCTGCGGTAGTCGATGTCAGTCGAAGGTTGAACGTACGCATGCGGGGCGCGGGTTGGCACCCTCTGGTGATCGGTGGCGCCGTCCCTGTTCCGGCGGTTTCCCGCCGTGGTCAACCTGCCGCTGGCGGCCCCGTTCGCGGTGCTGGTGGTGTCTTCACTGGCCGCGCTCGCCTACCACCAGCTCGGATACCACTACGGGCAGAACAGCATGGGGCCGCTGTCGGCGCTCTACACGGTGGCCGTGCACCGTTCGGCCGCCGTCAGCATCGGAACGAAGATCCGCGCTAGTGGGCCGTGGCGGCTGACGTTGGCGTGACCTTTCGTTCCGATGCGTCTGGGGCGTTGCTGGAGCAGGGCAGGTGTCGGTTCTGGGCGAGGTCAACGCCAGTCACGGCGTCGTCGTGCCGCCCGGATCTCGGTGTCGGCGACCTTGTCGTCCAAGAGCGTGTAGAGCTGGGTGGTCTCGGCGTTGGCGTGGCCGAGGCGTCGGCGGACGGCTTCGAGGGAGACGCCGGCGTTGATGAGTTCGGTGGCGTGGGCGTGGCGGAGCTGGTGGATGTCGATCTCGACGTCGGCCTGCTGGCAGTAGCTGTTCCAGCGGTGGTGGGCGGCGTCGTAGGACAGCGGACCGCCGGTGCCGTTGATGGAGGCGCGGAACATCGGCCCCGACGTGTATCCGGCACGGGCCAGGTACAGCTTGACCAGAGCGACGTAGCCGCGATCGTCCAGCAGTACGGTGCGTACGGTGCCGCCTCTGCCGTGGATGCGGGCGTGTTCGTCGTCTTGGCGCAGGTCGAAGTCCTCCACATACAGCCCGCACGATTCGGAGGCGCGGGCGCCGCAGGTGTAGGCAGTCTCGAACAGCAGCCGGTCGAGGGGGACGTCTTTTCGGGGGCGTCGCGAGCGGATGGTGCCCAGCACCTTGGCCACGTCGGTGGCGGCGGCCGGGCGGGGCAGGGTCTTGGGGACCTTGATGGCGTCGATCTTGTCCATCGGGTTGGCGGCCAGCAGGTCGTGGCGCACCGCCCACGTGCAGAAGGAGGCGACCGCGGCGCGTTTGCGTTTGCGGCTGGCGGCCGCCAGGTCGGCGACGTCGGTCAGGTAGGCGCGGACCGTCGCGGCGGTGAGTTCGCCGATCGGTTCGCCGGCATGGGCGGCGAAATGGAGCAGGTTTCCACGGTAGGCGCGGACGGTGTACGGGGCGGCTGCGGCGTTGCGGTGGTCGGTGAGGAAGTCGTCCAGGTGCGCCGCGAGCGGGTGGTGGTGTCCGAGCCGTTCGGCGATGACTGGATCCATGTGTGCACCCGCCTCGTTCCCTTAGTTGCCAGATAACCGGGAGACGAGCCGCCCGCGCTCGGTTGCTGCCGCCCAGGTCGCGTCCCGCTCTCGGGACCTGCCTTGCCGGATGAACAGTTGTCACGCGACCTGTCGGGGAGCCGGTCTACTTTTCGGAGCTCCCGCTCACGTGCGGATCGTGGTGGTGATCAGGGTTTCGAGCTGGGCTGCGACGGCGTCGAGGGGGGCGATGTCGCGTTTGGCGCGGCACATCGCGACGGTTCCCTCCACGGCGGCGACGATCAGGGTCGCGAGCTGGGCGGCCTGCCCAGTTGGTACGCCGTGGTCGTGGAGGGAGCCAGCGAGCAGGTTCTCCCAGGCGGTGAAGACGTCAGCGCCGGCGTTGATCGCTTCGGGGTCGGTGTCGGCGGGAGGTTCCTCGACGGCGACGGCCAGGACGGGGCAGCCGGCAGTGAAGTCGCTGTCGAACACGATCTGGCGCCATAGCGCGAGGAAGGCACGCAGCCCGGCGATCGGCCCGGCCTGCAGTTCGCGGCTCAGCGAGCGTGAGACGAGGTCGCCGGCGTAGCGGACGGCTTCGGCGGCGAGTTGCTGCTTGCCGCGCGGGAAGTAGTGGTAGGTCGAGCCGAGCGGGGCGCCGGAGTGGGTGGCCAGGTCGCGGACGGTGCTTCCGGCCAGTCCGCGGCGGCGGATCAGGTCGGCGGCGCCCATGATGATCCGCTCTCGTGTCTGCGGCTCGTGCCGTGGCATCTGACGTCCCCCTTTGTTTATGACGCTCGTTATAGAGTACCGTGAACTGTGGTTATAACGATCGTTATAACCGCGGGAGGGGCATGTCTCCCGAAGATGACCGGAGGTTGCGTTATGCCGATGATCAGGCTCACCGTCCCGGCCAAAGCGTTGACGGCCGAGGGCCGCGACGGCGTTCAGGCCGAGCTGGCGCGGGTGTTGCTGTGCTGGGAGGGCGCGCCGGACACGGCGTTCTTCCGCGCCCAGGCGTGGAGCTACCTGCTGGAGCTGCCCGAGGGCGCCCAGGTCACAGCCGAGGACGGTCAGCCGCGTATTCTCGCCGAGGTCACGGTCCCGGCGGGCGCGCTGTCGGAGCGGCGCAAGAGCGGCCTGGTGGAGGACGTCACCAAGGTGATTCTGGCCGCAGCGGGGTTGGGCCAGTCCGAGGCCCTGCGGGTGTGGGTGCTGATCCACGAGCAGGCGGACGGAACCTGGGGTGCCGGCGGATCGGTGATCCGGTACGCGGACCTCAAAGCGCTGGCCGCGGGCGGGGCCGATGCGTGGGTTGACCTACGTCGAACGGCGGCGGGTCGAGTGGCGGGAGGCTCCGGATCCGCAGCTGGGCTCCGACCGGGAGGCGATCGTGGCACCGGTCGCGGCCACACCGTGCGATGTCGATTCGGCGATCCTGGCCGGGCACGGTCCGATAGAGCCGCCGTTCCCGATCGGCCACGAGTGCGTGGCCCGGGTCGTCGAGGTCGGAGACGCCGCAGGTGTGACGCCCGGTGATCTCGTCGTGGTCCCCTGGTCGATCTCCTGCGGCCGGTGCGACCACTGCTCGGCCGGGTTGACCGCGCACTGCTCGGCGGTCCCGCACATGGCGATGTACGGCGCGCCGATCGGCGGCGCGTGGGGCGGCCTGTTCTCCGACCTGGTGCGCGTTCCATACGCGGACACGATGCTGGTGCCGCTGCCGGCCGGGCTGGACCCGGTCGCGATGGCCTCGGCCAGCGACAACTGGTCCCTGGCCTACCGCCTGGTCGCACCGCATCTCCAGGCCCGCCCGCACTCCCGGGTGCTGGTGATCGCCCGCGGCAGCATCGGCCTGTACGTCTGTGACATCGCCCGCGCGCTCGGCGCCGCCGACGTCCTGTACGTCGACCCGGATCCGGCGCACCGCGAGATCGCCGAAAGCTACGGCGCCCGGACGGCCGAGGCGATCGAACCGGTCCACCACGGCTTCGAGCTGGCGGTGGAGGCCACCGGACGGGTCGACCAGCTCACGCTCGCCCTGCGCTGCCTGGTGCCGGAGGGCATGTGCGAGAGCGCAGGCAACCACTTCCGCCCCGGTGAGCTGCCCCTGCTCGACATGTACCTGACCGGTGTGACGTTGCGGATCGCCCGCGACAACGTCCGCACCCACATCCCCGACGCGCTCGGCCTGGCCGCCAGCGGCCTGGTCGCCCCGGCCCGTGTCGTGTCCACCGTCCTGGACTGGGAGCAGCTCCCCCAAGCGCTCCCCGAACGCCACCTCAAACCCGTCTTCGTCCGCGACCTTCCCCAGGAGTGAACTGTTGTCCCCGCTGGACCCCCCTTCCGCCACCGACGCGCTGCACGACCGTCGAACAGCGATCGCCGCGCTCGGCGCCGACCTGCGGGCCCTGGTGGAGGCCGCCGTCCGCACCGGCGCACCGGACGAGGTCCTGCTGCTCGCCGCAAAGGAGGCGCAGCATCTGACCGCGCTGCTGACGGTCCGGCCACGCGGCCGGGCCGAGGTGCCCGAGGTGGATGTGTTCCCCGGCGGAATCCGCATGTACAGCCCGGTCACCGGGGCCGGAAGTCCGCTCGCACCACCCCTGCAAATCGAGACGGTCGATGATGGGGCCGTTGTGGGAACCTGCACGCTCGGCGTCGCCCACGAGGGCCCACCCGGCTACGGGCACGGCGGTGTCAGCGCCCTGCTGTTGGACGAGGTCATGGGCTGGGCCTGCAGCTACGCCGGGCAGCCGGGCATGACCATCGAACTGAATCTGAGCTACAAGCGGCCGGTCGTGCTGGAGACCCCGCTGCGGGTGACCGCCCGCGTCACCGAACGCCACGGCCGCACAAATCTCGTACACGGCACGATCGCCACCACTGCGGCGCCGCGCACCGTCCTGGTGGAAGCCGAAGCGGTCTTCTTCGCCCCAGCGCCCGACCAGGCACGCGCGTTGTTCCCCAGCCTGCGGGACCCCGCATGAAAGAGTTGATTTTCGTGCGGAGCGGGC from Nonomuraea muscovyensis includes the following:
- a CDS encoding IS630 family transposase yields the protein MTQPVKVRRLTDPEGQKLQRIVRRGTMSTVRYRRAMILLASAGGNTVPVIARLVQADEDTVRDVIHRFNEIGLACLDPQWAGGRPRLLSPDDEDFVTATATTRPAKLGQPFTRWSIRKLHDYLRRLPGRAITIGRETLRTLLIRHGITFQRTKTWKDSPDPDFETKLDQIEYALTRRPERTFAFDEFGPLGIRPTAGTGWAPAGAPDRLPATYHRTHGVRYFHGCYSVGDDLLWGINHRRKGSEPTWSALKSIRAARPDGAPIYVIMDNLSAHKNRRIRAWADKHKVRLLFTPTYASWANPIEAHFGPLRQFTLANSNHPNHTVQTRALHAYLRWRNAHARHPDVLAAQRRERARIRSEKGIRWGGRPLASAA
- a CDS encoding arginase family protein — protein: MAPHQVIIAGERAGDASEHEYLAKTGLRRYGVDDLERALDGLRGPVYVHIDLDVLEPTAFGATCYPEPNGVQPQRLIDLISQVDEVIGAAITEHAPSSDDVNPGEADVIRLLGAVLTR
- a CDS encoding tyrosine-type recombinase/integrase; translated protein: MDPVIAERLGHHHPLAAHLDDFLTDHRNAAAAPYTVRAYRGNLLHFAAHAGEPIGELTAATVRAYLTDVADLAAASRKRKRAAVASFCTWAVRHDLLAANPMDKIDAIKVPKTLPRPAAATDVAKVLGTIRSRRPRKDVPLDRLLFETAYTCGARASESCGLYVEDFDLRQDDEHARIHGRGGTVRTVLLDDRGYVALVKLYLARAGYTSGPMFRASINGTGGPLSYDAAHHRWNSYCQQADVEIDIHQLRHAHATELINAGVSLEAVRRRLGHANAETTQLYTLLDDKVADTEIRAARRRRDWR
- a CDS encoding TetR/AcrR family transcriptional regulator — translated: MPRHEPQTRERIIMGAADLIRRRGLAGSTVRDLATHSGAPLGSTYHYFPRGKQQLAAEAVRYAGDLVSRSLSRELQAGPIAGLRAFLALWRQIVFDSDFTAGCPVLAVAVEEPPADTDPEAINAGADVFTAWENLLAGSLHDHGVPTGQAAQLATLIVAAVEGTVAMCRAKRDIAPLDAVAAQLETLITTTIRT
- a CDS encoding tautomerase family protein, whose product is MIRLTVPAKALTAEGRDGVQAELARVLLCWEGAPDTAFFRAQAWSYLLELPEGAQVTAEDGQPRILAEVTVPAGALSERRKSGLVEDVTKVILAAAGLGQSEALRVWVLIHEQADGTWGAGGSVIRYADLKALAAGGADAWVDLRRTAAGRVAGGSGSAAGLRPGGDRGTGRGHTVRCRFGDPGRARSDRAAVPDRPRVRGPGRRGRRRRRCDAR
- a CDS encoding zinc-dependent alcohol dehydrogenase; its protein translation is MAGHGPIEPPFPIGHECVARVVEVGDAAGVTPGDLVVVPWSISCGRCDHCSAGLTAHCSAVPHMAMYGAPIGGAWGGLFSDLVRVPYADTMLVPLPAGLDPVAMASASDNWSLAYRLVAPHLQARPHSRVLVIARGSIGLYVCDIARALGAADVLYVDPDPAHREIAESYGARTAEAIEPVHHGFELAVEATGRVDQLTLALRCLVPEGMCESAGNHFRPGELPLLDMYLTGVTLRIARDNVRTHIPDALGLAASGLVAPARVVSTVLDWEQLPQALPERHLKPVFVRDLPQE
- a CDS encoding PaaI family thioesterase, producing MSPLDPPSATDALHDRRTAIAALGADLRALVEAAVRTGAPDEVLLLAAKEAQHLTALLTVRPRGRAEVPEVDVFPGGIRMYSPVTGAGSPLAPPLQIETVDDGAVVGTCTLGVAHEGPPGYGHGGVSALLLDEVMGWACSYAGQPGMTIELNLSYKRPVVLETPLRVTARVTERHGRTNLVHGTIATTAAPRTVLVEAEAVFFAPAPDQARALFPSLRDPA